In Puniceicoccus vermicola, the DNA window GTATTCTTCCACGAACGGTCCGAGAAATTGATCACGCCGCTGCGGCCCCGAAGGCCCCTCTTCCTCAAGATTCACCCAGAAAGGCCAATAATTCTCTCCAACTTGCCAAACCGCCTTCGCAGACAGACAAGAGAAAAGAAATACGGAGGCCCCAAACGCCCACAGGCGCCAAGCTCGAACTGTGAAAAGGAATATCATCTAACTCAAACCAGAGCGATCGACCCCACCGAGGGCATCGCCCGGAAAGGGGCAAGAAACCGATTAAGAAGCGACAAAATTTCCCAGTTTGCAAACTCTGAATGCACTCTGTCGCCTCGTCTTGAGAGAAAGAATCAAGAAGGTCTCCTTTCCCCCATTTTCCGTCGACAATCCTCAGGGCGGCGACTCTTCTCTCTAACGTCGCTCGAGTTTTCCCGATTTCCTCAGGGAATCCCCCACGAAGCCCGAGAAAACCTACGATTCCATGGTTGCCATCCCCTCGATATCCGAGCATGATTTCAAGCTTTTCTCCAAAACTACCACTTCCCAATGAGGCATTTCCTGAAAGAAACGGACTTCAGCCCCGCCGAGATTCCATTAATCTTCAGCATGGCAGCAGAGTTCAAGAGGCTACGCGACGGGTCTTACCCCAAACCCCTCGAAGGGCAGAGCTGGGGAATGATTTTCTACAAAAACAGCACCCGGACCCGGATATCTTTTGAAGTCGGCCTCCGCGAGCTGGGAGCGCACGCCGTCCGCCTCGACACCAACGCGACTCAAATCAGTCGCGGCGAGAGCATCGAAGACACCGCCAAAGTCATGGGGCGCTACCTGCACGGCCTCGTCATCCGGACCTACGGACAGGAGATCGTCGATGAGTTCGCCCAGCACGCGGGAATCCCGGTCGTAAATGCGCTCACCGACTACCTGCACCCCTGCCAAATCTACGCAGACGTCTTCACCCTTGCCGAGAAATTCGGCGAAGACGGCGCGGACCTGGCCTCTTTGAAGGGACGCAAGCTCGTCTTTTTCGGAGATTGCAATTCGAACATGGCCAATTCCTGGGTTCTCGCCGGCGCCCTGTTCGGCATCGAAGTCGTCCTCTGCGGCCCTCCTTCCTTTGGCCCTGGGAAAGAAATTGCGGCGGAGTTGGCCCGGATCGCCCCCGGAAAAACTCCTGCCTTCACGGAGAATCCCGAGGAAGCCATCGAAGGCGCCGACGCCGTTTACACGGACGTTTGGGTCAGCATGGGAGATGAGGAAGAAGCAGCCGCTCGCCTAAAAGCGATGCGCCCCTACTCGGTGACGGCCGACCTCATGAAGAAGGCCAAACCGGAGAGCATTTTCCTTCACTGCATGCCAGCCCACCCTGGCGAGGAGGTGACCCAAGAAGTTCTTTCCAGCGAGAAATCGGTTCTATTCGACGAAGCGGAAAACCGCCTCCATATGCAAAAAGCGATCCTTGCCCAACTGGGAGAATGGGCTAAACAAGAGAAGTGACCACTCGCAAACGGACAAATCTCTCTCTCCCGGAAGGAGTCAAAAGCCCGTTCCACGGGGACCGCCCCTTTTTCAATCGTGAGCTCAGCTGGCTCGCTTTCAACCAGCGGGTGCTCGAGCAGGCCACCAATCCTGACTATCCCCTCCTCGAGCGGGTCCGCTTCATAGCCTTCGTCAGCTCCAATCTGGACGAATTCTTCGAGATCCGCGTCGCCGGACTCATGCAGAAGGTGGACTCCGGCATCACTCGGACGGGTCTCGACGGTCTCGAGCCCAAAGAGCAGCTCAACCGGATCCGCAAGATCACTTCCCGGCTGGTCAATGACCAGTACGCTTGCTGGAACAACCAACTGGTCCCGGATCTCAAAGAAGAGAATATTGTCTTCAAAAAGGTCGACCAACTGACGAAAGCCGAGGACACTTGGGTCCAGAAGTACTTCGAAGAAAGCGTTTTCCCGGTTCTGACCCCGCTAGCGATTGATCCGGGACATCCATTCCCGCAGATCACAAACAAGTCCCTCAACATCCTCGCCTGCATTCGCAACCACGAGGAAGGTGAGGAGGATCTACTCGCGATCCTCCCGGTTCCACGCATTCTCCCCCGCATTGTCGAAATCCCCTCCAAGGGCACCAAATACCGCACCTACGTCTTCCTGAGCGACGTCATCGGAAAATATGCCAGCCAGCTTTTTCCGGGTTTCGAAACTCTCTCGACCCATGCCTTCCGCGTGACCCGCAACAGCGACCTCTACATCGACGAGGAAGAAGTGGATAACCTTCTCCAAACCATCGAGGAGGAATTGCACAAGCTGAAGAAGGGCGCCTCGGTGCGACTCGAGATTGCCGACACGGTTCCCGAAAACGCACTCGAGCGCCTACTCCAGGCGATCAACCTTTCGAAGGAGTCTGTCTTCCGCGTCGACGGCCCGATCAACCTCCTCCGAGTCATGGGTTTCTATGACATGGTGGACCGCCCCGACCTCAAGTTTCCTCCCTTCCCCTCATCGACTCCGCAGGCTCTCGCCGAGTCGACGAATATCTTCGATACGATTTCCCGGGAGGACTTTCTCCTGCACCATCCCTTCGAATCATTTACCCCTGTGGTCGAATTTTTGCGGCAGGCAGGCAAGGACCCGAAAGTCTACGCCATCAAGCAGACGCTGTACCGCACCAGCGGCGACTCACCGATCATCGAAGCACTGATCGAAGCCTCGACCCAAGGCAAACAGGTCACCGCCCTCATCGAGCTCAAAGCCCGTTTCGACGAGGCGAACAACATTCACTGGGCTCGACAGCTGGAGGATGCCGGAGTCCACGTCGTCTATGGCTTGGTCGGGCTCAAAACCCACTGCAAGACCTGCCTCGTCATTCGCCGTGAGCCGGACAACACGCTGCGCCGCTTCGTTCACATGGGGACGGGAAACTACAACCCGAAGACCGCCCGCCTCTACACCGACTATTCGTACTTTACCGCCAAGCCACACATCACCGAGGAGGTCGCCGATCTCTTCAACTCATTGACCGGCTTCGCCCGCTCCCCCAGCTTCAAGCATCTGCTGGTCGCCCCTTTCAACCTCCACGCTTCGATCCAGAAATTCATCCGACAAGAGGCGACCAATGCCCGCGCCGGCAAGCCAGCCCGGATCATCGCCAAGGTGAACAGCCTCATCGATCAGGAAACGATCGAGTCCCTCTACGAAGCCTCCCAGGCGGGTGTGCAAATCGATCTCATCGTTCGCGGGATCTGCGGCTTGATCCCCGGCGTCAAAGGCCTGAGCGAGAACATCCGCGTCCGCTCCATCCTCGGACGCTACCTCGAACACTCTCGGATCTACTACTTCCAGAATCATGGGCGCAAAGCCCGCATTTACGTCGGCAGTGCCGACTGGATGCCCCGCAATTTCTTCCGCCGGATTGAGGCGGTGTTTCCCCTCGAAGAAACCGAACACCGGAAACACGTTCTGGAAACCCTCCGGACTTACCTCAAGGACAACACCCATTCGAAGCAGCTTCGTCCGACCGGCACCTACGCAAAGGTTCCCGTCTCCAAACGGAGCACTCCTTTCTCCGCGCAACATTTCTTTATGGAGCAGGCCCTAGAAGCCAGCAAACGCTCGAGCGAAGAGCTGGAAGCAGGAAAGCCCACCCTAAAACTACGGGGAGAGCCTCGCAATTCGCCAAGCGCGGATTCCACAAAAAAGACGGCGTCCGATCCGGACGCCGCCTCAAACGAAAAATAAGTTTTCGTGAACTCCAGAGCCGACTCGAGGTCAGCTCCCGGATGATTTAGGACAGACGCTTCTTCAGGTCTTCCTTAGAGGTCAGACCTACGACTTGGTCGACCATTTCGCCCTCTTTATTGAAAAAGAGGAGAGTTGGAATCGCGCGCACGCCGTGCTTTTGGGCAACTTCCTGATTCTCGTCCACGTTGACCTTGAAGACCATAGCTGCGTCGCCGAGCTCACCAGCAACTTCTTCCAGAATCGGAGTCAGCGCCTTACAAGGTCCGCACCATGGTGCCCAAAAATCGACGACGGAGGGCTTCCCTGCAGCCTTGATCGTCGAGTCGAAATCCGCACTCGTCAGTTCTTTGATATTTTCTGCCATAATGTTTTAAAGTAGTTTGAGGATATCACTCAAAATCAGGTAACCGACTGCGAGTGCTCCGACACATGTGAGAACGTCAATTGCAACGCCCACTGCAGAGACATCGCTATCCCGTTTCTTCCCGGTGTCAAACGTGACAGCGGAACCACCCTGAGTAGGTTGCGATTTTGCCGAAGCAGCTCCAGGACGCACGACGTGCGGTTTTGGAGGCTGTGGCTTCGATGCCGGAGCTTTCGGCGCTTCGGGCTTGGCGGCTTCCGGTTTCGCTTCCTCGGAGGCGGCGGCATCCGGCTTTGGGGCGGCTGCGGGTTTCGGAGCTGGGGCTTCACCCTTGGGCTCTTCTTCCTTCGCTTCCGCCGGTTTCGGCTTCACGGGAATCTTTGGAGTCAGCTTCGGCTTCTCTCCTTTGGGTTCCAAAGTGGGTTTTGCGGCAACTTTCGGAGCTGGCTTCGGCGAAGGGGCTTCCGGCTCCTTATCAGCGGAGTCCGCAGAAGGAGTCGCGGGTTTCGGCGATCCAGCGGGCTTCGGGGCCTCTGCCTTCTCAGGCTCGGCTTCCCCCGCAGGCTTTTTCGGAGGCAATGGTGCCATGGGCTTCTTGGCCTTCATGTCACTCAAATTCGGAAGGCCTCCCGGTTTCTTCGGGGGCAGCTTCGGCTTCAGCATGGGGGCTTTTGCAGCAGGTTTCGGTGTTTCTTCAGTTTTCTTTTCTTCTTCCGCCATTGTTTCTGGGGGTTCGGGATGCAACAAGTCCTGACCTTTCGACCGAGTCATTCGAATAGAAGATCCCGCAGGCTTCGATGCCTTCATGGGGATACCACTGCTCTTCGAAGCGGATTCGGTTTTGGAGTCGGAGGACATAATCAGTAAGTAAAGCTCAGTTAGGGGTATTCTTATGGATAATATCTGACAATTCCTTTTTGTCCGTATCTTCTAAAGACTTTCCCTTCCGGGACAGATCTTCAAAGGTTTTGACCAAAGTTTCCGTCATTCGCCCGTGGGTTTCTTCCGAACCTCCGACGATGGAAAACTTGTCCGCACGGGTGACCCGCTTGTGACCATCGGAATGATCCAAGCCAATTCCCAGCAGATGCGCCTTTGCTTTTTTATCACGTTCCACAGTCTCAGTATCCGGTTTTATTCGATATTTTCAAGGGCATCCCGCGGTTCGGGGGTCCGGCAGGTAATATCGCCAAAGGCCAAATCCTGCTGGATCTCGAGCTTCCCGACCCGTGTTAGCTCCAAAACCGCGAGAAAGGTTGCGGCCAAGGTATTCAGGGAAAAACTTCCCGTAGCAAAGAGTTCGCTAAAACGAAACCCTCCCTGAGTCTTCAAACGACCGAGAACAAACTCCATACGCTCGGCGACCGTTATCGGATCATCCTCAATTTCGCCGACGACGATTCGGTCCGCAAGTCGCCGCAGAACCTTGTTGAAGGCATTCCATACCTCAAGCTGATCGCTGGAACGGAGAGGGATCTCCTCTTCTTCGTTCTTACGGCCGACCTTGCGCGGGATGCGGTTCGAATTCTCATCCATGAGATCTTCGAGCTGCCCGGACATTTCCTTGAAGGCGCGATATTCGATCAACTGCTGGACCAGCTCCCAGCGTGGATCCTGACCGTCCTCATCCTCTTTCTCGGCCTTGCCTCGCTTTTCCTTCGGAAGGAGGACCCGGCTCTTGATGTACATCAGAGTCGAGGCCATGACGAAGAACTCGCCGGCCACCTCCAGATCCAGCTCCTCCATCTCTTTCAGGATTTTCAGATACTGATGAGTGACCTCGATAATCGGAATGTCGTGAATGTTGATCTCATTGCGGCGAATGAGGAACAGCAGCAAATCCAAGGGCCCTTCGAATACTGGCAGGCGCACCGCGGGCTCTTCAGCAGAGAGCAACTGTTCGTCGGACAACATTCTGAGGCTTCCGCAGAAGGATCAGTCTTTGCAGAAAACCAACTGGTTCTCGTTCTCCGCATCGATCTTCCGATAGTAGCAACCTGAGCGGGCTTTCCCGTCTTTCCCCTTGGTGTGACAGGACCCTGCGCCCTGAGGGATCACGCGGTACAGGAGTGAATTCTGCTCACAGTTCACCCGGACCTCAACGATCTTCAGCCAGTCGCCGCTGGTCTTCCCCTTGATCCAGAGTTCGTTCCGGCTCGTGCTCCAGAACGTCGCCATTCCCGACTCAAGGGTATACTGCAAAGCCTTCTCGTTCGCATAGGCGAGGATCAGCACCTCACCGTTATCGGCGTTCTGCACAACTACCGGGACAACATCACTCTCGGTCTTGGCAACCTTTTCCAACTTCGTGAAGTCGAGCTGCAGTTCGCTACCTTCTTCCAAATCTAGACTCATACCCCCCAAACAAAGGACTCTGAGGCCGAATGCCAATGAATTTCGTCGGTTCAGAACACTGCTCTAATTCTAAAAAGCTGTCGCTTTTCCCCCATAAAACCCTTCTTGCTTCGGTTTTCCCGATTCGACAAAATGGATTTATACATGCCCACTGAACAAGAACCGATTCCTCTACCCCGTCTCGAATCCCCCCATGAGATGAAGCTTTTGGATGTCCAAAAGAGCTTCCAGTCCTCCCCCAAACTTCCCTTCGGCCAAAACTGGTACGGAAAGACCGAACGCGATTTCCAACCCGGAACCGTCATGGCCTCCTGGTGCCCGGACTACCTACACATCTTCGCCGATTTCGAGGACGAGGACATCGTTCTCGCCGAAGGCTCATCCCTAGCCAGCAGCCTGATCGTCGCGGACATTTTTCAGGTTTTCATCGATCGCCCGCTTCAGGGGGACTATCTCGAGCTCCACGTGACACCTGACAATCACTCTCGGGCTCTTGCCTGGACTCCGGAGCGGCTCAACCAATTCCGCGAGGGCGAAATCTCGCTGGATGACATCCTCATCG includes these proteins:
- the argF gene encoding ornithine carbamoyltransferase → MRHFLKETDFSPAEIPLIFSMAAEFKRLRDGSYPKPLEGQSWGMIFYKNSTRTRISFEVGLRELGAHAVRLDTNATQISRGESIEDTAKVMGRYLHGLVIRTYGQEIVDEFAQHAGIPVVNALTDYLHPCQIYADVFTLAEKFGEDGADLASLKGRKLVFFGDCNSNMANSWVLAGALFGIEVVLCGPPSFGPGKEIAAELARIAPGKTPAFTENPEEAIEGADAVYTDVWVSMGDEEEAAARLKAMRPYSVTADLMKKAKPESIFLHCMPAHPGEEVTQEVLSSEKSVLFDEAENRLHMQKAILAQLGEWAKQEK
- the ppk1 gene encoding polyphosphate kinase 1; translation: MTTRKRTNLSLPEGVKSPFHGDRPFFNRELSWLAFNQRVLEQATNPDYPLLERVRFIAFVSSNLDEFFEIRVAGLMQKVDSGITRTGLDGLEPKEQLNRIRKITSRLVNDQYACWNNQLVPDLKEENIVFKKVDQLTKAEDTWVQKYFEESVFPVLTPLAIDPGHPFPQITNKSLNILACIRNHEEGEEDLLAILPVPRILPRIVEIPSKGTKYRTYVFLSDVIGKYASQLFPGFETLSTHAFRVTRNSDLYIDEEEVDNLLQTIEEELHKLKKGASVRLEIADTVPENALERLLQAINLSKESVFRVDGPINLLRVMGFYDMVDRPDLKFPPFPSSTPQALAESTNIFDTISREDFLLHHPFESFTPVVEFLRQAGKDPKVYAIKQTLYRTSGDSPIIEALIEASTQGKQVTALIELKARFDEANNIHWARQLEDAGVHVVYGLVGLKTHCKTCLVIRREPDNTLRRFVHMGTGNYNPKTARLYTDYSYFTAKPHITEEVADLFNSLTGFARSPSFKHLLVAPFNLHASIQKFIRQEATNARAGKPARIIAKVNSLIDQETIESLYEASQAGVQIDLIVRGICGLIPGVKGLSENIRVRSILGRYLEHSRIYYFQNHGRKARIYVGSADWMPRNFFRRIEAVFPLEETEHRKHVLETLRTYLKDNTHSKQLRPTGTYAKVPVSKRSTPFSAQHFFMEQALEASKRSSEELEAGKPTLKLRGEPRNSPSADSTKKTASDPDAASNEK
- the trxA gene encoding thioredoxin, which gives rise to MAENIKELTSADFDSTIKAAGKPSVVDFWAPWCGPCKALTPILEEVAGELGDAAMVFKVNVDENQEVAQKHGVRAIPTLLFFNKEGEMVDQVVGLTSKEDLKKRLS
- a CDS encoding segregation and condensation protein A — encoded protein: MLSDEQLLSAEEPAVRLPVFEGPLDLLLFLIRRNEINIHDIPIIEVTHQYLKILKEMEELDLEVAGEFFVMASTLMYIKSRVLLPKEKRGKAEKEDEDGQDPRWELVQQLIEYRAFKEMSGQLEDLMDENSNRIPRKVGRKNEEEEIPLRSSDQLEVWNAFNKVLRRLADRIVVGEIEDDPITVAERMEFVLGRLKTQGGFRFSELFATGSFSLNTLAATFLAVLELTRVGKLEIQQDLAFGDITCRTPEPRDALENIE
- a CDS encoding phosphoribosyl-AMP cyclohydrolase; this translates as MSLDLEEGSELQLDFTKLEKVAKTESDVVPVVVQNADNGEVLILAYANEKALQYTLESGMATFWSTSRNELWIKGKTSGDWLKIVEVRVNCEQNSLLYRVIPQGAGSCHTKGKDGKARSGCYYRKIDAENENQLVFCKD